Proteins encoded together in one Cellulomonas gilvus ATCC 13127 window:
- a CDS encoding cryptochrome/photolyase family protein: protein MPAVHWFRRDLRLADNPAFAAAVDEARAAGDEVVGLYLLDPTLWRSSGAPRLAYLAATLAALDRACGGRLVVRQGAANDVVPAVAREVRANAVHVTAATEPYGRRRDAAVAAALGDTALVPTGSPYAVGPGLLSTRAGDPFQVFTPFRRAWLDHGWSAPAPRPRDVPWAALPSEGTPHAPATDVALPEAGEEAALSRWADFLRDGLVGYADARDRPDVDGTSVMSIPLKWGEIHPRTLLADLAAVTARPRAGGPSGDDVARFRSELAWREFHADVLWHRPDARTRSLRDVLPDDAWAHGPEADAAFDAWARGRTGYPLVDAGMRQLLTTGWMHNRVRMVVASFLVKDLHLPWQRGAAHFLAHLLDGDVAQNQLNWQWVAGTGRDAAPYFRVFNPVTQGEKFDPAGDYVRRWVPELRHVTGAAVHRPWDLGLDRPDDYPDRMVDHAREREQALADLQRGKATR from the coding sequence ATGCCCGCGGTGCACTGGTTCCGGCGCGACCTGCGCCTCGCCGACAACCCCGCGTTCGCCGCAGCCGTCGACGAGGCGCGTGCGGCCGGCGACGAGGTGGTCGGCCTGTACCTCCTCGATCCGACTCTGTGGCGCTCGTCGGGAGCACCGCGTCTGGCGTACCTCGCCGCGACGCTCGCGGCGCTGGACCGCGCGTGCGGCGGGCGGCTCGTCGTGCGGCAGGGCGCCGCGAACGACGTGGTGCCCGCCGTCGCACGGGAGGTCCGGGCGAACGCGGTGCACGTGACCGCAGCGACCGAGCCGTACGGACGGCGCCGGGACGCCGCGGTCGCGGCCGCGCTCGGAGACACCGCGCTCGTGCCCACGGGGTCCCCGTACGCGGTGGGTCCGGGCCTGCTGAGCACGCGCGCGGGTGACCCGTTCCAGGTGTTCACGCCGTTCCGGCGCGCGTGGCTCGACCACGGGTGGTCAGCGCCCGCACCGCGGCCGCGCGACGTGCCCTGGGCCGCGCTGCCGTCCGAGGGCACCCCGCACGCGCCGGCCACGGACGTCGCGCTCCCCGAGGCCGGCGAGGAGGCCGCGCTCAGCCGCTGGGCCGACTTCCTGCGCGACGGCCTCGTCGGGTACGCCGACGCCCGGGACCGGCCCGACGTGGACGGCACGTCCGTCATGTCCATCCCGCTCAAGTGGGGCGAGATCCACCCGCGCACGCTGCTGGCCGACCTCGCCGCGGTGACCGCACGGCCCCGAGCGGGCGGCCCGTCCGGCGACGACGTGGCGCGGTTCCGGTCCGAGCTCGCATGGCGCGAGTTCCACGCCGACGTGCTGTGGCACCGCCCGGACGCGCGCACACGCTCGCTGCGCGACGTCCTGCCCGACGACGCGTGGGCGCACGGCCCCGAGGCCGACGCCGCGTTCGACGCGTGGGCGCGCGGCCGCACCGGCTACCCGCTGGTCGACGCGGGCATGCGGCAGCTGCTCACGACCGGGTGGATGCACAACCGCGTGCGCATGGTGGTCGCGTCGTTCCTGGTCAAGGACCTGCACCTGCCCTGGCAGCGCGGCGCCGCGCACTTCTTGGCGCACCTGCTGGACGGCGACGTCGCGCAGAACCAGCTGAACTGGCAGTGGGTCGCCGGCACGGGCCGCGACGCCGCGCCCTACTTCCGCGTGTTCAACCCCGTGACGCAGGGCGAGAAGTTCGACCCCGCGGGCGACTACGTGCGCCGGTGGGTGCCCGAGCTGCGGCACGTGACCGGCGCCGCGGTGCACCGGCCCTGGGACCTGGGCCTGGACCGGCCCGACGACTACCCCGACCGGATGGTCGACCACGCGCGCGAACGTGAGCAGGCGCTCGCGGACCTCCAGCGCGGTAAGGCCACCCGCTGA
- a CDS encoding DUF7059 domain-containing protein translates to MDAPGTDRRLIDALRADLTDAAYGVEEVEALLGPVAAAALHREEPVPALRATGAALERDGAGGDARLAALTRLFVLGCAVPRRWVDAALARTGTAGAERLGLVEAAGHGADDEVRARVDLRPYAAVDGHGEATWWIASDPGELATGGALRTDHVLGVGGASTTLAQVTVRDERARALDLGTGCGVQALHAARHVGRVTATDISQRALAFAAFNAALVGLDEERLDLRAGSMLEPVAGERFDLVVSNPPFVITPRRADVPAYEYRDGGRAGDDLVRDLVTGLGDVLAPGGVAQLLGNWEVRRGQTWDERVGAWLDASGLDGWVVQREVLDPAQYAETWIRDGGTTPERDPAGWAARYGAWLDDFASRDVEAIGFGVVTLRRPSDETRARLRRLEEVTGTVRQPLGPAIAASLAAHDWLAVRDDDALAAAHLVVAPDVTEERYLTPGDDDPQVLLLRQGGGLGRTVQLGTATAGFVGACDGELSVGQIVGALGALLGVGADVVAGEVLPTVRGLVADGLLLPA, encoded by the coding sequence GTGGACGCGCCCGGGACCGACCGACGACTCATCGACGCGCTGCGCGCGGACCTGACCGACGCCGCCTACGGCGTCGAGGAGGTCGAGGCGTTGCTGGGCCCGGTCGCGGCGGCCGCGCTGCACCGCGAGGAGCCGGTGCCCGCGCTGCGGGCGACGGGTGCGGCACTCGAGCGGGACGGCGCGGGCGGCGACGCGCGCCTCGCGGCGCTGACCCGGCTGTTCGTGCTCGGGTGCGCGGTGCCGCGCCGGTGGGTGGACGCGGCGCTGGCCCGCACGGGCACCGCGGGTGCGGAACGGCTGGGCCTGGTGGAGGCGGCCGGCCACGGCGCCGACGACGAGGTGCGCGCGCGCGTGGACCTGCGCCCGTACGCGGCGGTGGACGGGCACGGCGAGGCGACGTGGTGGATCGCGTCCGACCCGGGCGAGCTCGCGACGGGCGGTGCGCTGCGCACGGACCACGTGCTCGGGGTGGGCGGTGCGTCCACGACGCTCGCGCAGGTCACGGTCCGAGACGAGCGTGCGCGGGCACTCGACCTGGGCACGGGCTGCGGCGTGCAGGCGCTGCACGCCGCGCGTCACGTCGGCCGCGTCACGGCCACGGACATCTCGCAGCGGGCGCTCGCGTTCGCGGCGTTCAACGCGGCGCTCGTCGGCCTCGACGAGGAGCGGCTGGACCTACGCGCGGGATCGATGCTCGAGCCGGTCGCGGGCGAGCGGTTCGACCTGGTGGTGAGCAACCCGCCGTTCGTCATCACCCCGCGGCGCGCGGACGTCCCCGCGTACGAGTACCGCGACGGCGGGCGCGCGGGCGACGACCTGGTGCGTGACCTGGTCACGGGCCTGGGGGACGTGCTGGCTCCCGGCGGCGTCGCGCAGCTGCTGGGGAACTGGGAGGTGCGGCGCGGGCAGACGTGGGACGAGCGCGTCGGTGCGTGGCTCGACGCGAGCGGGCTGGACGGGTGGGTGGTGCAGCGCGAGGTGCTGGATCCCGCGCAGTACGCCGAGACGTGGATCCGCGACGGAGGCACGACGCCCGAGCGCGACCCCGCGGGATGGGCCGCGCGCTACGGCGCGTGGCTGGACGACTTCGCGTCACGGGACGTCGAGGCGATCGGGTTCGGCGTGGTGACGCTGCGCCGCCCGTCCGACGAGACGCGCGCGCGCCTGCGCCGCCTCGAGGAGGTCACGGGCACCGTGCGCCAGCCGCTCGGCCCGGCGATCGCTGCGAGCCTGGCCGCGCACGACTGGCTCGCGGTGCGCGACGACGACGCCCTGGCGGCCGCCCACCTCGTCGTCGCACCCGACGTCACCGAGGAGCGGTACCTGACGCCGGGCGACGACGACCCGCAGGTCCTGCTGCTGCGGCAGGGCGGCGGGCTGGGCCGGACCGTGCAGCTGGGCACGGCCACCGCGGGGTTCGTGGGGGCGTGCGACGGTGAGCTCTCCGTCGGGCAGATCGTCGGCGCACTCGGTGCGCTGCTGGGCGTGGGTGCGGACGTGGTCGCGGGCGAGGTGCTGCCGACGGTCCGGGGACTCGTCGCGGACGGTCTGCTGCTGCCCGCGTGA
- a CDS encoding ThuA domain-containing protein translates to MATVLVLVGAGRYADEWHDHAAQGDEVARAARSLGHDVRIRSTRPTTFAELGAWTPDLLVVTAGGDAAAQPDDAWRAFHDARQAAVAAGAAVLALHQAAYAFADDPRWAATIGGRWVEGRSWHPARGRTRLHVVDDTHPVTAGLPGGGTLTVDDERYADLAVAPDVRALVVATVDPAEADGARTAGRHPVVWVAPGPGRVLYDALGHDAAAYRGDRAALLHRELTWLLQPA, encoded by the coding sequence GTGGCGACGGTGCTGGTGCTGGTGGGGGCGGGGCGGTACGCCGACGAGTGGCACGACCACGCGGCGCAGGGCGACGAGGTGGCGCGGGCCGCGCGCTCGCTCGGGCACGACGTGCGTATCCGCTCCACGCGCCCGACGACGTTCGCCGAGCTGGGCGCGTGGACCCCCGACCTGCTCGTCGTGACCGCCGGTGGCGACGCGGCCGCGCAGCCCGACGACGCGTGGCGCGCGTTCCACGACGCACGGCAGGCGGCCGTGGCGGCGGGCGCCGCGGTCCTCGCGCTGCACCAGGCGGCGTACGCGTTCGCCGACGACCCGCGCTGGGCCGCGACGATCGGCGGCCGGTGGGTCGAGGGCCGCTCGTGGCACCCCGCACGGGGTCGGACCCGGTTGCACGTCGTCGACGACACGCACCCGGTCACCGCCGGGCTGCCGGGCGGTGGCACGCTCACGGTCGACGACGAGCGGTACGCGGACCTCGCGGTGGCACCTGACGTGCGCGCGCTCGTCGTGGCCACGGTCGACCCGGCCGAGGCCGACGGCGCCCGGACCGCAGGGCGCCACCCGGTGGTGTGGGTCGCTCCCGGACCGGGGCGAGTCCTGTACGACGCGCTGGGCCACGACGCGGCGGCCTACCGCGGGGACCGCGCGGCGCTGCTGCACCGCGAGCTCACCTGGCTGCTGCAGCCCGCCTGA